Proteins found in one Candidatus Bipolaricaulota bacterium genomic segment:
- a CDS encoding TldD/PmbA family protein produces the protein MDKLLKSLAGKVDQAEVYRLSGRAVPVNFRSGKLESIKSHAIDGIALRVIVNGRLGFATSTDLSDPSELIAAALDSAKFGEPAEFSFAADTTPVQADVYDEGTAAVPEERLIELGEKAIAAITRVDPSADVGVSITREVETVTILNTNGLELTEQRTTISGGIELSKAQTGDIFMLFDGTQARYFSEFDMDRLVDRLIRYLEYGKEIVTVKSGTMPVVFTPNGTLALLLPLMMGFNGKSVYMGTSPLKGRVGEKAFDARFSLTDDGTIPRGPHSSGFDDEGTATMRTPLAEEGVIAGFIYDRRTAALAGVEPTGNGYKSGLFGGGGFRTPPGPGASNVIVSPGDIPEEELISGIEHGLLVESVLGLGQGNLASGEFSNNVAVAFKIENGKIVGRVKNTMIAGNSYELLKDHLIGLGKETRFVHGTLSTPMIAVDNVNVVGG, from the coding sequence ATGGATAAGCTGCTGAAGAGCCTCGCAGGGAAGGTCGACCAAGCCGAGGTCTATCGGTTGAGCGGGCGGGCCGTTCCGGTCAACTTCCGTTCCGGCAAGCTGGAGTCGATCAAGAGCCACGCGATCGACGGGATCGCCCTGCGGGTGATCGTGAACGGACGACTCGGGTTTGCCACTTCGACCGACCTATCCGATCCATCCGAGCTGATCGCCGCGGCACTCGACTCGGCGAAGTTCGGGGAACCCGCCGAGTTCTCGTTCGCCGCGGATACCACCCCGGTGCAGGCCGATGTTTACGACGAAGGGACGGCCGCCGTCCCGGAGGAGCGGTTGATCGAGCTCGGGGAGAAGGCGATCGCAGCGATCACTCGCGTCGATCCGAGCGCGGACGTGGGCGTCTCCATCACCCGCGAAGTGGAAACGGTGACGATCCTGAACACCAACGGACTCGAGCTCACCGAGCAGCGGACGACGATCTCAGGCGGGATCGAACTCAGTAAGGCGCAGACCGGAGACATCTTCATGCTGTTCGACGGTACCCAGGCACGTTACTTCTCCGAGTTCGATATGGATCGACTCGTCGACAGATTGATCCGGTACCTCGAGTACGGAAAGGAGATCGTGACGGTGAAGAGTGGGACGATGCCGGTCGTCTTCACCCCGAACGGGACGCTCGCCCTCCTCCTTCCTCTCATGATGGGGTTCAACGGAAAGTCGGTGTACATGGGAACGTCTCCCCTCAAAGGAAGAGTAGGGGAAAAGGCGTTCGACGCACGGTTCTCACTGACCGACGACGGAACGATCCCCCGCGGCCCGCACAGCTCCGGGTTCGACGACGAGGGGACGGCGACGATGCGCACCCCGCTCGCCGAGGAAGGGGTAATCGCTGGATTCATCTACGACCGCCGCACCGCCGCCCTCGCCGGGGTTGAACCGACCGGGAATGGGTACAAGTCAGGCCTGTTCGGCGGGGGTGGGTTCCGCACCCCGCCCGGCCCCGGAGCGAGCAACGTGATCGTATCTCCGGGCGACATTCCGGAGGAGGAGCTGATATCTGGGATCGAACACGGCTTGCTGGTGGAGAGCGTCCTCGGACTCGGACAAGGGAACCTCGCCTCCGGGGAGTTCTCCAACAACGTGGCAGTGGCGTTCAAGATCGAGAACGGAAAGATCGTCGGCCGGGTCAAGAACACCATGATCGCCGGCAACTCGTATGAACTGCTCAAGGACCACCTGATCGGCCTCGGCAAGGAGACGCGGTTCGTGCACGGAACCCTCTCCACCCCGATGATCGCGGTCGACAACGTGAACGTGGTCGGCGGGTGA
- a CDS encoding TldD/PmbA family protein, whose protein sequence is MEEAIRRALERSGADYAEVRLERASRSQVLFRKDKLENLERSVESGGIVRCLKDGGWGIAVFNDVSELPEKVAEATRFAKLVSKHSDEEVRLASVDPVQETVRATLDRDFREVPLEEKKKLMEEYNRIILSHDKRIVSSTVRYTDSFRELTFANSEGTYIVQEIPDITLMLAAVASDSPQNIQQGFESLGTAAGFEYVLGRESDAQAAAQRAVDLLTARPVKGGKYTVILDPALAGVFIHEAFGHFCEADFLYKNERLRKIMQLGTRFGNDDLNVVDEGYIPGLRGNVPYDDEGTPRAKTYLIKNGILAGLLHSRETAARMGAEPTGNARAVSYEYEPIVRMTNTYIEPGPHSFEELISGIDHGVYAVRAFGGQTVFEQFTFSAAYAYEIEHGEIGEMLKDVVLTGNVFETLRSIEMIGNDLKMFGGAGGCGKEGQFPLPVTDGAPHIRIANVTIGGK, encoded by the coding sequence GTGGAGGAAGCGATAAGACGGGCGTTGGAGAGGAGTGGAGCCGATTATGCCGAGGTGCGGCTCGAGCGGGCATCGCGTAGTCAGGTATTGTTTCGCAAAGACAAGTTGGAGAACCTCGAGCGGTCAGTTGAGTCCGGAGGAATCGTGCGGTGCCTCAAGGACGGGGGGTGGGGGATAGCGGTGTTCAACGATGTCTCCGAGCTACCAGAAAAGGTGGCGGAGGCTACCCGGTTCGCGAAGCTGGTCAGCAAGCACTCCGACGAGGAGGTAAGGCTCGCTTCGGTCGATCCGGTGCAGGAGACGGTGCGGGCCACGCTGGATCGCGACTTCCGCGAGGTTCCCCTCGAAGAGAAGAAGAAGCTCATGGAGGAGTACAACCGGATCATCCTCTCGCATGACAAGCGGATCGTCTCCTCGACAGTGCGCTACACCGATTCGTTCCGCGAGTTGACGTTCGCCAACTCCGAGGGGACGTACATCGTGCAGGAGATCCCGGACATCACCCTGATGCTCGCCGCGGTGGCGAGCGACTCGCCGCAGAACATCCAGCAGGGGTTCGAATCTCTGGGGACGGCGGCCGGGTTCGAGTACGTTCTCGGACGGGAATCGGACGCGCAGGCGGCGGCGCAGCGGGCGGTCGACCTCCTCACCGCCCGGCCGGTGAAGGGGGGAAAGTACACGGTGATCCTCGACCCGGCCCTGGCCGGGGTGTTCATCCATGAGGCATTCGGCCACTTCTGCGAGGCCGATTTCCTGTACAAGAACGAGCGGCTGCGCAAGATCATGCAGCTTGGGACCCGATTCGGCAACGATGATCTGAACGTGGTCGATGAGGGATACATCCCTGGCCTGCGTGGGAACGTCCCCTACGATGATGAGGGAACACCACGGGCGAAGACCTACCTGATCAAGAACGGAATCCTTGCTGGGCTTCTCCATTCGCGCGAGACCGCGGCGCGGATGGGAGCCGAGCCGACGGGAAATGCGCGCGCTGTCTCCTACGAGTACGAACCGATCGTGCGCATGACCAATACCTACATCGAGCCCGGACCGCACTCGTTTGAGGAGCTGATCTCCGGGATCGATCACGGGGTGTACGCGGTGCGGGCGTTCGGCGGGCAGACGGTGTTCGAGCAGTTCACCTTCTCCGCGGCCTACGCCTACGAGATCGAGCATGGCGAGATCGGAGAGATGCTGAAGGATGTCGTTCTGACCGGAAACGTGTTCGAGACGCTGCGCTCGATCGAGATGATCGGGAACGACCTCAAGATGTTCGGGGGCGCGGGCGGATGCGGGAAGGAAGGGCAATTCCCCCTCCCGGTCACCGACGGGGCGCCGCACATCCGAATCGCAAACGTAACGATAGGAGGGAAGTGA
- a CDS encoding nitroreductase family protein, translated as MNQVLKAIRDRWSVRRSDHALAEIRAAGRWAPSGKNTQPWRFVVVRSGGKRRALARLAPQDRMIATAPVTKDTEELAALIPIGRPGEAPPRPDRLPLAKLARYI; from the coding sequence ATGAATCAGGTGCTGAAAGCGATTCGTGATCGATGGAGCGTACGCCGTTCGGATCACGCCTTGGCGGAAATCCGCGCGGCGGGCCGCTGGGCCCCGTCCGGAAAGAACACCCAGCCGTGGCGGTTCGTGGTGGTGCGAAGCGGCGGAAAGCGCCGCGCCCTCGCCCGACTCGCCCCGCAGGACCGCATGATCGCGACCGCACCAGTGACGAAAGATACCGAAGAGCTCGCGGCGCTGATCCCGATCGGGCGTCCTGGCGAGGCTCCGCCCCGGCCCGACCGCCTTCCACTTGCAAAACTAGCGCGATATATATGA